The Pseudomonas triclosanedens genome has a window encoding:
- a CDS encoding transglycosylase SLT domain-containing protein, with product MRGRLFTLLSCLFLSLSAQTAHSASLPQQRQMYDEAQKALARGDSGPYFRYQSALADYPLEPYLAYDELTNRLKSASNGEIERFITDHGDLPQINWLKLRWLRQLADRGDWNTFVNYYDPKMNFTELDCLYGQYQLGHGKKAEGYATTEKLWLVGKSQPDACDTLFSVWQADGQLTEEKVWKRLKLAAEARNYGLATTLSKRLPTLGNQGMLMVNVAQNPTQLSQTTRFTSRDHATADVVGLGLRRLARQDPEKAIGLLDYYESVLPFSTDEKVSIAREIGLSLARRYDSRALPLMEKYDPQLRDNTVTEWRLRLLLRLGRWEDAYQLTRALPPELAETNRWKYWQARALQLAEPQNKQALNLYQPVARERDFYGFLAADRINAPYQLNNRPVSPDPRTLQRVRNAASTRRALEFYARGEVINARREWYHAARLLSHDELLAQAKIAYDMQWYFPAIRAISQAKYWDDLDIRFPMAHRNTLVREARNRGLHSSWVFAITRQESAFMSDARSGVGATGLMQLMPATAKETSKKFGIPLASPQQLIVPDLNIQLGAAYLSQVHAQFNGNRVLATAAYNAGPGRVRSWLKDARHLAFDVWVETIPFDETRTYVQNVLSYAVIYGQKLNAPQPIVDWHERFFDEL from the coding sequence ATGCGCGGTCGCCTTTTCACACTGCTTTCCTGCCTGTTCCTCAGCCTGTCTGCCCAGACGGCCCATTCAGCGTCCCTGCCCCAGCAGCGCCAGATGTACGACGAGGCGCAGAAGGCCCTCGCCCGTGGCGACAGCGGCCCGTACTTCCGCTACCAGTCGGCGCTCGCCGATTATCCGCTGGAACCCTACCTGGCCTACGACGAGCTGACCAACCGCCTCAAGAGCGCCAGCAACGGCGAGATCGAGCGCTTCATCACCGATCACGGCGACCTCCCGCAGATCAACTGGCTGAAACTGCGCTGGCTGCGCCAACTGGCCGATCGCGGCGACTGGAATACCTTCGTCAATTACTACGACCCGAAGATGAACTTCACCGAACTGGACTGCCTCTACGGCCAGTACCAGCTCGGCCACGGCAAGAAGGCCGAGGGCTACGCCACCACCGAGAAGCTCTGGCTGGTCGGCAAGTCCCAGCCGGACGCCTGCGACACGCTGTTCTCGGTCTGGCAGGCCGACGGCCAGCTCACCGAAGAAAAAGTATGGAAACGCCTTAAGCTCGCCGCCGAGGCGCGCAACTATGGCCTCGCCACGACCCTGTCGAAGCGCCTGCCGACACTCGGCAACCAGGGCATGCTGATGGTCAACGTGGCGCAGAATCCCACGCAACTCAGCCAGACCACCCGCTTCACCTCACGCGATCACGCCACCGCCGACGTGGTCGGCCTGGGCCTGCGGCGCCTGGCCAGACAGGATCCGGAAAAGGCCATCGGCCTGCTCGACTACTACGAATCGGTGCTGCCCTTCTCCACCGACGAGAAAGTTTCCATCGCTCGAGAGATCGGCCTTAGCCTGGCGCGCCGCTACGATTCGCGCGCGCTGCCGCTGATGGAAAAGTACGACCCGCAACTGCGCGACAACACCGTCACCGAATGGCGGCTGCGCCTGCTGCTGCGCCTTGGTCGCTGGGAGGACGCCTACCAGCTGACCCGCGCCCTGCCGCCGGAACTGGCGGAAACCAACCGCTGGAAGTACTGGCAGGCCCGCGCCCTGCAACTGGCCGAACCGCAGAACAAGCAAGCGCTCAACCTGTACCAGCCGGTGGCCCGCGAGCGTGATTTCTATGGCTTCCTCGCTGCAGACCGGATAAACGCGCCGTACCAGTTGAACAACCGCCCGGTATCGCCCGACCCGCGCACCCTGCAGCGCGTGCGCAATGCCGCAAGCACCCGTCGCGCGCTGGAGTTCTACGCCCGAGGCGAAGTCATCAATGCACGCCGCGAGTGGTATCACGCCGCACGCCTGCTCAGCCATGACGAACTGCTGGCCCAGGCGAAGATCGCCTACGACATGCAGTGGTACTTCCCCGCGATCCGCGCGATCAGCCAGGCCAAGTACTGGGACGACCTCGACATCCGCTTCCCGATGGCGCACCGCAATACCCTGGTACGTGAGGCGCGCAACCGCGGCCTGCACTCCAGTTGGGTGTTCGCCATCACCCGCCAGGAAAGCGCCTTCATGTCCGACGCACGCTCGGGCGTCGGCGCAACCGGCCTCATGCAACTGATGCCAGCCACCGCCAAGGAAACCTCGAAGAAGTTTGGTATTCCGCTGGCCTCGCCGCAGCAATTGATCGTGCCGGACCTCAACATCCAGCTCGGCGCCGCCTACCTGAGCCAGGTACACGCCCAGTTCAACGGCAACCGCGTGCTCGCCACCGCTGCCTACAACGCCGGCCCCGGCCGCGTGCGCTCCTGGCTGAAGGATGCACGCCATCTGGCCTTCGACGTCTGGGTGGAGACCATTCCGTTCGACGAGACCCGCACCTACGTGCAGAACGTGCTGTCCTACGCGGTGATCTACGGGCAGAAGCTCAACGCCCCGCAACCCATCGTCGACTGGCACGAACGTTTCTTCGACGAACTCTGA
- a CDS encoding lysozyme inhibitor LprI family protein — protein MLKTPLACATLAAGLLCADLTLAACEKPRNAFDSVYCLSTEYAQVDRELNQEFGTLRKLLNDSQKAALKKSQLAWIKDRDAQCSYERDGGYFVNLQCAVDKTQERLGVLRERERECQSTGCVDSKL, from the coding sequence ATGCTCAAGACACCCCTCGCCTGCGCCACCCTGGCCGCCGGCCTGCTCTGCGCCGACCTCACCCTGGCCGCCTGCGAAAAGCCGCGCAATGCCTTCGACAGCGTGTACTGCCTGAGTACCGAGTACGCCCAGGTCGATCGCGAGCTGAACCAGGAGTTCGGCACCCTGCGCAAGCTGCTGAACGACAGCCAGAAAGCGGCGCTGAAGAAGAGCCAGCTCGCGTGGATCAAGGACCGCGATGCCCAGTGCAGCTACGAGCGCGACGGCGGCTACTTCGTCAACCTGCAATGCGCGGTGGACAAGACCCAGGAGCGCCTGGGCGTGTTGCGCGAACGTGAGCGCGAGTGCCAGAGCACCGGCTGCGTGGACAGCAAGCTATAG